One segment of Variovorax sp. PAMC28562 DNA contains the following:
- a CDS encoding EAL domain-containing protein, whose protein sequence is MRPSLPASPGPSLTLKLGALQRLMDEGGLSAVFQPLVDLRNGTVYGHEALIRGPVGGPLHMPGVLFECASIESILMEFELKCVDVILTQWFEAGQSGTLFVNLSADALVRVAATVLPRMLASSGVDPRKLVIELTEHDRPTDPQALVRTVKALSATGVRLALDDFGDGHSNLRRWAELKPQFVKLDKFFTRDLAGNMESFEMVRAVVAMSEAFGTALVAEGIESGDDLRTLRDLGVAFGQGYFLGRPATPAVAVPLADAVDVLKDRRTVAVPVLSQLARPSILRNLTLLKAPAIAPGTTNEEVAAIFQEQPELHALAVVDHGRPVALVNRREFTDHYARLYFREVHGRKPCIGHANRTPRVIELDGDVSELMGILTSEDQRYLSEGFVVAEHGVYLGLGTGEQLVRAVTETRIEAARHANPLTFLPGNIPISVHIERLLASGIGFVAGYADLNDFKPFNDHYGYWRGDEVIRTVARLLVAHCNVRVDFVGHVGGDDFIVLFQGNDWEVKCRSVIDEFARQAVDLYDEADRLAGGIHAEDRHGAMRFFPCTTLCIGAVQIAPGTCRTVEDVATEAARAKHGAKAAATGLATYQASAYR, encoded by the coding sequence ATGCGTCCCTCTCTGCCTGCCAGCCCCGGCCCCAGCCTCACTCTCAAGCTTGGAGCGCTGCAACGGTTGATGGACGAAGGCGGCCTCTCCGCGGTCTTCCAGCCTCTCGTAGACCTTCGAAACGGCACCGTGTACGGACATGAGGCGCTGATACGCGGACCCGTCGGCGGGCCGCTGCACATGCCCGGCGTGCTCTTCGAATGCGCGTCGATCGAATCGATCCTGATGGAGTTCGAACTCAAGTGTGTCGATGTCATCCTGACGCAATGGTTCGAGGCGGGGCAGTCGGGCACCTTGTTCGTCAACCTTAGCGCCGATGCACTGGTTCGGGTAGCCGCCACCGTGCTGCCTCGCATGCTCGCCAGCTCGGGAGTCGATCCGCGCAAGCTCGTGATCGAGCTGACCGAGCATGACCGCCCAACCGACCCGCAGGCGCTGGTGCGCACGGTCAAGGCGTTGAGCGCAACCGGCGTGCGACTGGCGCTGGACGATTTCGGAGACGGTCATTCGAACCTGCGCCGTTGGGCGGAGCTCAAGCCGCAGTTCGTCAAGCTCGACAAGTTCTTCACACGCGATCTCGCCGGCAACATGGAGAGCTTCGAAATGGTCCGTGCCGTCGTCGCCATGAGCGAAGCATTCGGGACCGCATTGGTCGCAGAGGGCATCGAGTCCGGTGACGACTTGCGAACGCTTCGCGATCTCGGCGTCGCGTTCGGTCAGGGCTATTTTCTGGGTCGACCGGCGACGCCAGCGGTTGCCGTGCCGCTGGCCGATGCAGTCGATGTATTGAAGGACCGACGAACTGTCGCCGTCCCGGTCTTGAGTCAGCTCGCCCGGCCAAGCATCCTGCGCAATCTCACGCTCCTCAAAGCCCCGGCAATTGCACCCGGCACCACCAACGAAGAAGTGGCTGCCATCTTCCAGGAGCAGCCCGAGCTGCATGCACTGGCCGTGGTCGATCACGGTCGCCCGGTGGCACTCGTCAATCGCCGCGAGTTCACAGACCACTATGCGCGGCTGTACTTTCGCGAAGTACACGGGCGCAAGCCCTGTATCGGCCACGCCAACCGCACGCCCAGGGTGATCGAGCTCGATGGCGATGTCAGCGAGCTGATGGGCATCCTGACGTCCGAAGACCAGCGCTATCTGAGCGAAGGATTCGTGGTCGCCGAACACGGCGTCTACCTCGGTCTCGGCACCGGCGAGCAACTGGTTCGCGCCGTCACCGAAACCCGGATCGAAGCAGCGCGCCACGCCAATCCGCTGACCTTCTTGCCGGGCAACATTCCGATCAGCGTCCATATCGAGCGGCTGCTGGCCAGCGGCATCGGCTTTGTCGCCGGCTATGCCGACCTCAACGACTTCAAGCCATTCAACGACCACTACGGTTACTGGCGCGGCGATGAAGTCATTCGCACGGTCGCACGATTGCTGGTCGCCCACTGCAACGTGCGCGTGGATTTTGTCGGACATGTTGGCGGCGACGACTTCATCGTGCTGTTTCAGGGTAACGACTGGGAAGTGAAATGTCGCAGCGTGATCGATGAGTTCGCCAGGCAGGCCGTCGACCTGTATGACGAGGCCGACCGCCTGGCCGGTGGCATCCATGCCGAAGACCGCCATGGGGCCATGCGCTTCTTCCCCTGCACGACCCTGTGCATCGGCGCTGTTCAGATTGCACCCGGCACATGCCGAACGGTAGAGGACGTCGCGACCGAAGCGGCGCGGGCCAAGCACGGCGCCAAGGCCGCCGCCACTGGCCTTGCGACGTATCAGGCGAGCGCTTATCGCTGA
- a CDS encoding cytochrome-c peroxidase: MTFRFAFFSVFNFLRRSGWLLLGVVALSACDGRPGARTAAAGPDAAASPAAPAYVGATYAPTPGKPQPSAAQLSAIGRRIFFDTSMSASGMQSCASCHDPAHAYGPSNALSVQLGGVDGRTPGPRAAPSLRYLQTLTAFSEHHHDNDGDDSIDAGPTGGHMWDGRAGSAHEQAGLPLLSSAEMGNASVALVAGKLETAGYANDMRQAFGEDVFKDPAAAFKAAGLALEVFQESPTDFYPFTSKYDAVLRGQQKLDAAESRGLKLFNAADKGNCAACHLSERMPDGAFPLFTDFGMIAIGVPRNRALAANADPAFHDLGLCGPVRTDLADRPEYCGLFRTPTLRNVAVKQAFFHNGVFHSLEEAVRFYAQRDTAPARWYGHGADGKVQPYDDLPSKYHHNVNVEAPFGQRPGAKPALTEAEIRDVVAFLGTLTDADAAAAGRAASTLRPPQSSRN; encoded by the coding sequence GTGACGTTTCGCTTCGCCTTCTTCAGCGTCTTCAACTTTCTTCGCCGCTCCGGCTGGCTGCTGCTCGGGGTCGTGGCCCTGTCGGCATGCGACGGCCGGCCAGGCGCACGCACGGCAGCGGCTGGGCCGGATGCAGCGGCCTCGCCTGCCGCACCGGCCTACGTCGGCGCCACCTACGCACCCACACCCGGCAAGCCGCAGCCCAGCGCCGCGCAGTTGAGCGCGATCGGACGGCGAATCTTCTTCGACACCTCGATGTCGGCATCTGGCATGCAATCCTGCGCGAGCTGCCACGATCCCGCACATGCCTACGGGCCATCGAACGCCTTGTCGGTGCAGCTCGGCGGTGTCGATGGCCGCACGCCTGGCCCGCGCGCCGCGCCGTCGTTGCGCTACCTGCAAACGCTGACCGCGTTTTCAGAGCACCACCACGACAACGACGGCGACGACAGCATCGACGCCGGCCCGACCGGCGGCCACATGTGGGATGGCCGCGCCGGCTCTGCACATGAACAGGCAGGGCTGCCGCTGCTCTCGTCCGCGGAGATGGGCAACGCGTCGGTGGCGCTCGTCGCCGGCAAGCTGGAGACGGCCGGCTACGCGAACGACATGCGGCAGGCATTCGGCGAGGACGTATTCAAGGATCCTGCTGCGGCCTTCAAGGCGGCCGGCCTGGCGCTCGAGGTCTTCCAGGAATCGCCGACCGATTTCTATCCGTTCACCAGCAAGTACGACGCCGTGCTGCGCGGCCAGCAAAAGCTCGATGCCGCGGAGTCGCGTGGGCTGAAGCTGTTCAACGCAGCCGACAAAGGCAACTGCGCGGCCTGCCACCTGAGCGAGCGCATGCCCGACGGTGCCTTTCCGCTGTTCACCGACTTTGGAATGATCGCCATCGGCGTGCCGCGCAATCGCGCACTGGCCGCCAATGCCGACCCCGCGTTTCACGACCTCGGCCTGTGCGGCCCGGTGCGCACCGACCTGGCCGACCGGCCGGAATACTGCGGCCTGTTCCGCACGCCCACGCTGCGCAACGTGGCGGTCAAACAGGCGTTCTTCCACAACGGCGTCTTCCACTCGCTCGAAGAAGCGGTGCGCTTCTATGCACAGCGCGATACGGCACCCGCGCGCTGGTACGGCCACGGTGCCGACGGCAAGGTTCAGCCCTACGACGACCTGCCCTCGAAGTACCACCACAACGTCAACGTCGAGGCGCCCTTCGGCCAGCGGCCGGGTGCGAAGCCGGCATTGACCGAGGCCGAGATTCGCGACGTCGTGGCCTTCCTCGGGACACTGACGGACGCCGATGCCGCCGCTGCCGGTCGGGCCGCTTCCACTCTGCGACCGCCGCAGTCGTCGAGGAACTGA
- the tesB gene encoding acyl-CoA thioesterase II yields MTVPDPAPDSASALAPPTDPARLVADLVTLLRLEQIDADRFIGQSEDIGTPRVFGGQVLGQSLMAACRTVGADRPVHSLHAYFLLPGDKNESIDYLVDRVRDGRSFTTRRVVAQQKGRTIFTMMASFQTVEPGAFSHQLTMPEAPAPETLVSDAELRRALGNRAPAGMNDKFLLERPIEFRTVDPPDLLTPELRPAEALVWMRALTELPDDPALHCALLAYASDHGLLRAALLPHGLSFMQGRLRPASLDHAMWFHRDFRLDDWLLYAIDSPSGGGARGLCRGEIFSRDGRLVASVAQEGMLRVVDAGTPVG; encoded by the coding sequence ATGACCGTCCCCGACCCCGCTCCTGACTCCGCCTCCGCCCTCGCTCCCCCGACCGACCCCGCCCGCCTGGTCGCCGACCTCGTCACGCTGCTGCGGCTCGAGCAGATCGATGCCGACCGCTTCATCGGCCAGAGCGAAGACATCGGCACGCCGCGTGTCTTCGGTGGCCAGGTGCTCGGCCAGTCGCTGATGGCGGCCTGCCGCACCGTCGGCGCCGATCGACCGGTGCACTCGCTGCACGCGTACTTTCTGCTGCCGGGCGACAAAAACGAATCGATCGACTATCTGGTCGACCGCGTGCGCGACGGGCGCAGCTTCACCACCCGGCGGGTCGTCGCGCAGCAGAAGGGCCGCACCATCTTCACCATGATGGCGTCGTTCCAGACCGTCGAGCCCGGCGCCTTTTCGCACCAACTGACGATGCCTGAAGCACCGGCCCCTGAAACGCTGGTGAGCGATGCCGAGCTGCGGCGCGCCCTCGGCAACCGCGCACCGGCCGGCATGAACGACAAGTTCTTGCTGGAGCGGCCGATCGAGTTCCGTACCGTCGATCCACCGGACCTGCTGACGCCCGAGCTGCGACCGGCCGAAGCGCTGGTCTGGATGCGTGCCCTCACAGAGCTGCCCGACGACCCGGCCCTGCACTGCGCGTTGCTGGCCTATGCGTCCGACCATGGCCTGCTGCGCGCCGCGCTTCTGCCGCACGGCCTGAGCTTCATGCAGGGTCGCCTTCGCCCGGCCAGCCTCGACCATGCGATGTGGTTCCATCGCGATTTCCGGCTCGACGACTGGTTGCTCTACGCCATCGATTCGCCGAGCGGCGGCGGGGCCCGCGGCCTGTGCCGCGGCGAGATCTTTTCGCGCGACGGCCGGCTGGTGGCGTCAGTCGCGCAAGAAGGCATGTTGCGCGTGGTCGATGCCGGCACACCGGTCGGCTGA
- the acpA gene encoding acid phosphatase, with protein MACGGGGSSNGFSGLVPTTTGSTSPAAPATTSGVVTGSYFRNAKVCIDSNNNGRCDASETSTTTDANGAFTLTGKGAVVAEIGTSSKRYDPVTSIESAVTQPLVFRAPAEANGVVSSISTEMVALMDANGGDLAAARTAFAKRLGVSETQLLADHNKITDVAIRGVLQTEIDQSIERIAEAVAEAGTAGDLTGALRNRFALDQINNVVVIYAENRGFDNLYGLYPGANGVPGVNPTSTPASSAVAPQKDFDGSTLPVLPPVWGGVTAAGQTTTITQAQTAGMPNKMFRIDDAAGFFNTGTVIGQSTITRDLVHRFYNNQMQIDGGKNDKFAAYSDAGGLSMGYFDGSKMQLWNLAQQYTLADNFFMGAFGGSFLNHQYLVCACAPIYPNADADTSPAKASISAIDTDADGNFVKLTAAVTSPASVLNGAPIYKNDSTLTPKDASGTFYAVNTMQPPYQPSNNAPAASDSAKLYADTTKANTLPPQTQTTIGDVLTAKGLSWAWYGGAWNSTSATAKSDRVFPAAVPPAAQAPNFQFHHQPFNYYAAFDPATHADARAAHLKDFDADFLTQAAAGTLPAVAFYKPQGNLNQHNGYANITDGDAHIADLVAKLKASPQWKNMLIVITYDENGGFYDHAAVPKADRFGPGTRIPAIIISPFSKKGFVDKTQYDTASTLRFMTHRWSLPPLAGLVVRDNALMKNGAKPMGDLTGALDFGGKS; from the coding sequence ATGGCCTGCGGCGGCGGCGGAAGCAGTAACGGCTTCAGCGGCCTCGTGCCGACCACGACCGGCAGCACTTCCCCCGCAGCACCCGCGACGACGAGCGGCGTGGTCACCGGCAGCTACTTTCGCAACGCGAAGGTATGCATCGACAGCAACAACAACGGTCGCTGCGATGCGTCGGAAACCAGCACCACGACGGACGCCAACGGCGCCTTCACGCTCACCGGCAAGGGCGCTGTGGTGGCCGAGATCGGCACGTCGAGCAAGCGCTACGACCCGGTCACGAGCATTGAATCGGCGGTGACCCAGCCGCTGGTGTTCCGCGCACCTGCCGAAGCCAACGGCGTCGTCAGCTCCATCAGCACCGAAATGGTCGCACTCATGGACGCCAATGGCGGCGACCTTGCTGCGGCGCGCACCGCCTTCGCCAAGCGCCTCGGCGTTTCGGAAACGCAATTGCTGGCCGACCACAACAAGATCACCGACGTCGCCATCCGCGGCGTGCTGCAGACCGAGATCGACCAGAGCATCGAGCGCATTGCCGAAGCCGTGGCCGAGGCTGGCACCGCAGGCGACCTGACCGGCGCCCTGCGCAACCGTTTCGCGCTCGACCAGATCAACAACGTGGTCGTGATCTACGCGGAAAACCGCGGCTTCGACAATCTCTACGGCCTGTACCCCGGCGCTAACGGCGTGCCCGGCGTGAACCCGACATCGACCCCGGCTTCGAGCGCGGTCGCGCCGCAAAAAGACTTCGACGGTTCGACCCTGCCCGTGCTGCCCCCAGTGTGGGGTGGCGTGACTGCCGCTGGCCAGACCACCACCATCACGCAGGCGCAAACGGCCGGCATGCCCAACAAGATGTTCCGCATCGACGACGCGGCCGGCTTCTTCAACACCGGCACCGTCATTGGCCAATCGACCATCACGCGCGACCTGGTGCACCGCTTCTATAACAACCAGATGCAGATCGACGGCGGCAAGAACGACAAGTTCGCGGCCTACTCCGACGCGGGCGGCCTGAGCATGGGTTACTTCGACGGCAGCAAGATGCAGCTGTGGAATCTCGCGCAGCAATACACGCTGGCGGACAACTTCTTCATGGGCGCTTTCGGCGGTTCGTTCCTGAACCACCAGTACCTCGTGTGCGCCTGCGCACCGATCTACCCGAACGCCGATGCCGACACATCGCCGGCAAAGGCTTCGATCTCTGCCATCGACACCGATGCCGACGGCAACTTCGTCAAGCTCACCGCTGCAGTCACGTCGCCGGCTTCGGTGCTGAACGGCGCGCCGATCTACAAGAACGACAGCACGCTCACGCCCAAGGACGCGAGCGGCACCTTCTACGCCGTCAACACGATGCAGCCGCCCTACCAGCCGAGCAACAACGCGCCGGCCGCGAGCGACAGCGCCAAGCTGTATGCAGACACCACCAAGGCCAACACGCTGCCGCCGCAAACGCAGACCACCATCGGCGATGTGCTCACGGCCAAGGGCTTGAGCTGGGCCTGGTACGGCGGCGCCTGGAACAGCACCAGCGCCACCGCGAAGAGCGACCGCGTGTTCCCGGCCGCCGTGCCGCCAGCTGCGCAAGCGCCCAACTTCCAGTTCCACCACCAGCCTTTCAACTACTACGCTGCCTTCGACCCGGCCACGCATGCCGACGCACGCGCCGCGCATCTGAAGGACTTCGATGCCGACTTCCTTACGCAAGCGGCAGCCGGTACGTTGCCCGCGGTCGCCTTCTATAAACCGCAAGGCAACCTGAATCAGCACAACGGCTACGCCAACATCACCGACGGTGACGCACACATCGCCGACCTGGTCGCCAAGCTGAAGGCCAGCCCGCAGTGGAAGAACATGCTGATCGTCATCACGTACGACGAGAACGGTGGCTTCTACGACCACGCCGCCGTGCCCAAGGCCGACCGCTTCGGTCCCGGCACGCGCATCCCGGCGATCATCATTTCGCCGTTCTCCAAGAAGGGCTTCGTCGACAAGACGCAGTACGACACCGCATCGACGCTGCGCTTCATGACGCACCGCTGGTCGCTGCCGCCGCTCGCCGGCCTGGTGGTGCGCGACAACGCGCTGATGAAGAACGGCGCCAAGCCGATGGGCGACCTGACCGGTGCACTCGACTTCGGCGGTAAATCATGA
- a CDS encoding glycerophosphodiester phosphodiesterase family protein: MKNIARCTGIALAGSLMIAACGGGGSGSNGFLPIAAAPAPAPAPTPAPAPAPAPVPSALLTLDGKAPLIIGHRGLPGLFPEETQAAYEAAADAGADSLETDLHLTKDCVLVARHNPWLSDNTNVTAVAATNTTVAARKRTVPGVLVDVTYPPIPANGPAKYLSDLTNPNDPKSVLKSLVVDGEDHTGDWSITDFTMAELKQWIAGTTYDARAQRPTDLNGKLPILSFQEIIDIAKAKSASTGRTISVYPESKNPIWNNAQAIANGCGPVGSHPLEDAMLKILNFNDLNRKDAPVFVQSFDPASLKYLRSAGLKSKAVQLVDGNDINYKTGEMGYVTTDEYTFVDGRPYSWTLAGDPRFFGSMLTPAGLAEVKTYADGIGPWKPQVMSLTVVPFKDPPYAGSLADVNTVKPTSLIADAHKAGLFVHTYTFRNEPQYLAGFYKGDPMAEYLVFFRAGIDGVFTDFSNTGFAARKTYLTETGR, from the coding sequence ATGAAAAACATTGCCCGCTGCACCGGCATCGCGCTCGCTGGTTCGCTGATGATCGCCGCGTGCGGCGGTGGTGGCAGCGGATCGAACGGGTTTCTTCCGATCGCCGCTGCACCCGCGCCCGCACCGGCGCCCACTCCCGCGCCTGCGCCTGCTCCGGCACCCGTGCCGAGCGCGCTGCTGACGCTCGATGGGAAGGCCCCGTTGATCATCGGCCACCGCGGCTTGCCCGGGCTCTTTCCGGAGGAAACGCAGGCCGCCTACGAGGCCGCCGCCGACGCAGGCGCCGACTCACTGGAGACCGACCTGCACCTCACGAAGGATTGCGTGTTGGTGGCCCGGCACAACCCCTGGCTCAGCGACAACACCAACGTCACTGCCGTGGCTGCGACCAACACCACGGTCGCTGCGCGCAAGCGGACAGTGCCGGGCGTGCTGGTCGACGTGACCTATCCACCCATCCCCGCCAACGGCCCGGCAAAGTACCTGAGCGATCTGACCAATCCCAACGATCCCAAGTCGGTACTGAAATCGCTCGTGGTCGACGGCGAGGACCACACCGGCGACTGGTCGATCACCGACTTCACGATGGCCGAGCTCAAGCAGTGGATCGCCGGCACGACCTACGATGCCCGCGCCCAGCGACCGACCGATCTCAACGGCAAGCTGCCGATCCTGAGCTTCCAGGAAATCATCGACATCGCAAAGGCGAAGAGCGCGAGCACCGGTCGCACGATCAGCGTGTATCCGGAAAGCAAGAACCCGATCTGGAACAACGCACAAGCCATCGCGAACGGTTGCGGTCCTGTCGGCAGCCATCCGCTGGAAGACGCGATGCTGAAGATTCTTAACTTCAACGACCTGAATCGAAAGGATGCACCGGTCTTCGTGCAGAGCTTCGATCCGGCCAGCCTGAAGTACCTGCGATCGGCCGGGTTGAAGAGCAAGGCAGTGCAGTTGGTGGACGGCAACGACATCAACTACAAGACCGGCGAGATGGGCTACGTCACCACCGACGAATACACCTTCGTCGATGGTCGCCCCTACAGCTGGACGCTCGCCGGCGACCCACGATTTTTCGGCAGCATGCTGACACCCGCGGGCCTCGCGGAGGTGAAGACCTACGCCGACGGCATCGGGCCGTGGAAACCGCAGGTCATGTCGCTGACAGTGGTGCCGTTCAAAGACCCGCCGTATGCCGGCTCGCTGGCCGACGTCAACACGGTCAAGCCGACAAGCCTGATCGCCGATGCGCACAAGGCCGGCTTGTTCGTACACACCTACACCTTCCGAAACGAGCCGCAGTACCTGGCGGGTTTCTACAAGGGTGACCCGATGGCGGAGTACCTGGTGTTTTTCAGGGCAGGCATCGACGGCGTGTTCACCGATTTTTCAAATACCGGCTTCGCAGCGCGCAAAACCTACCTGACCGAGACGGGGCGCTGA
- a CDS encoding phosphocholine-specific phospholipase C: MNPRRKFLKDAATGTAAAATLSAFPPSIRRALAIPAHNATGTIKDVEHIVILMQENRSFDQYFGTLRGVRGFGDRFTIPLPDGRSVWQQTDANGQPVLPYYLDQSKGNAQRVSGTPHSWVDGENAWDGGRTYQWPKYKGANAMSYFKEAELPFQFALANAFTLCDGYHCSMHTGTNSNRMFLWTGTNGPTGAGVASVNNEWDSIDSSAFGYQWKTYPERLQEAKVSWIVYQNMPDNFGDNPLAGFRQYRKANEASGKPVSNEALSPAYDPASDDAGNPLYKGIANTMPGEYGNADSYFERFRQDIKNGKLPQVSWIVAPATYSEHPGPSSPVQGAWYIQETLDALTAVPDVWSKTVLFINFDENDGYFDHYPSPAAPSINADGTPAGKTTLSDAAIAFERFNYPASPGTTSQPLPDGRVFGPGIRVPMYVVSPWSRGGWVNSQAFDHTSVIRFIEKRFGVKEPNISPFRRAVCGDLTSAFNFERPNDERLPRLAGRKTRAQADALRAAQELLAQIAPPVNPLLPVQATGTRPSRALPYELHVSARCDGLRGRVKLIFANTGDAAAVFHVYDRFNLDRLPRRYMVERNERLDDEWAATTDNAGKYDLWVLGPNGFHRHFKGDLNTLKSRGAPEPEIRVGYEVRRGNLHLKVRNDGERACWFTVTAKAYLQGRDDRTWRVKVKGGEDAEKRWELDDSGQWYDFEVVCDSDPTWSRRFAGRVETGRHSVSDPAMGTAGN, from the coding sequence ATGAATCCACGCCGAAAATTTTTGAAGGACGCCGCAACCGGCACCGCCGCCGCCGCCACGCTGAGCGCATTCCCGCCGAGCATTCGACGTGCGCTGGCAATCCCCGCGCACAACGCGACAGGCACCATCAAGGACGTCGAGCACATCGTCATCCTGATGCAGGAGAACCGCTCTTTCGATCAGTATTTCGGCACCCTGCGGGGTGTGCGCGGCTTCGGTGACCGCTTCACCATTCCGTTGCCCGACGGCCGCAGTGTCTGGCAGCAAACCGATGCCAACGGGCAACCGGTCTTGCCGTATTACCTGGACCAGAGCAAAGGCAACGCACAGCGCGTGAGTGGCACGCCGCACAGCTGGGTCGATGGTGAAAACGCGTGGGACGGTGGCCGCACCTACCAATGGCCGAAGTACAAGGGCGCCAACGCCATGAGCTACTTCAAGGAAGCGGAGTTGCCGTTCCAGTTCGCGCTGGCCAATGCCTTTACGTTGTGCGACGGTTATCACTGCTCGATGCACACCGGCACCAACTCCAATCGCATGTTCCTGTGGACCGGCACCAACGGCCCGACGGGGGCCGGTGTGGCGTCGGTCAACAACGAGTGGGACTCGATCGATTCTTCGGCATTCGGCTACCAATGGAAGACGTATCCCGAGCGGCTGCAAGAGGCCAAGGTGAGCTGGATCGTCTACCAGAACATGCCGGACAACTTCGGCGACAACCCACTCGCCGGCTTCAGGCAATACCGCAAGGCCAACGAGGCTTCAGGCAAGCCGGTGAGCAACGAGGCGCTGTCTCCGGCCTACGATCCGGCGAGCGACGACGCCGGCAATCCGCTCTACAAGGGGATCGCCAACACCATGCCCGGCGAGTACGGCAACGCGGACAGTTACTTCGAGCGCTTTCGGCAAGACATCAAGAACGGCAAGCTGCCGCAGGTCTCGTGGATCGTGGCGCCGGCGACGTACTCCGAGCACCCCGGCCCGTCGAGTCCGGTGCAGGGCGCCTGGTACATCCAGGAAACGCTCGATGCATTGACGGCCGTGCCCGATGTCTGGAGCAAGACCGTGCTCTTCATCAACTTCGACGAGAACGACGGCTACTTCGATCACTACCCGTCGCCCGCCGCGCCGTCGATCAATGCAGACGGCACACCGGCCGGCAAGACAACGTTGAGCGACGCGGCGATCGCGTTCGAGCGCTTCAACTATCCCGCGTCGCCGGGCACCACGAGCCAGCCGCTGCCGGACGGCCGTGTCTTCGGGCCCGGCATCCGCGTGCCGATGTATGTGGTCTCGCCCTGGAGCCGCGGTGGCTGGGTCAACTCCCAGGCGTTCGATCACACCTCGGTCATTCGCTTCATCGAAAAGCGCTTCGGTGTGAAGGAGCCGAACATCAGTCCGTTCCGCCGCGCCGTGTGCGGTGACCTGACCAGCGCCTTCAACTTCGAGCGGCCGAACGACGAGCGCCTGCCCCGACTCGCCGGCCGCAAGACCCGGGCGCAGGCCGATGCGCTGCGCGCTGCGCAAGAGTTGTTGGCGCAGATCGCGCCGCCCGTGAATCCGCTGTTGCCGGTGCAGGCGACCGGCACGCGCCCGTCGCGTGCGCTGCCGTACGAGCTGCATGTCAGCGCGCGATGCGACGGACTGCGCGGTCGCGTCAAGCTGATCTTCGCCAACACGGGCGATGCCGCGGCGGTGTTCCACGTGTACGACCGCTTCAACCTCGATCGACTGCCGCGCCGCTACATGGTCGAGCGCAACGAGCGGCTCGACGACGAGTGGGCTGCAACGACCGACAACGCCGGAAAGTACGACCTCTGGGTGCTGGGCCCCAACGGCTTTCATCGCCACTTCAAGGGTGACCTGAACACCCTGAAGTCACGCGGCGCGCCCGAGCCGGAGATACGCGTCGGCTACGAAGTACGCCGCGGCAATCTTCATCTGAAGGTGCGCAACGATGGGGAGCGCGCCTGCTGGTTCACGGTCACCGCGAAGGCCTATCTGCAGGGCCGCGACGATCGCACCTGGCGGGTCAAGGTCAAGGGTGGTGAAGACGCCGAGAAGCGATGGGAGCTCGACGACAGCGGCCAGTGGTACGACTTCGAGGTTGTGTGCGACTCGGACCCGACATGGTCGCGCCGCTTCGCAGGCCGTGTCGAAACGGGTCGCCACTCGGTCAGCGATCCGGCGATGGGAACGGCCGGCAACTGA